One Coriobacteriia bacterium genomic region harbors:
- the whiA gene encoding DNA-binding protein WhiA, translating to MSFTAEVKDELSRIEPKRQCCLKAELAALVRIEGTLHITGPGRYRLEVATETAPVARVVVKLLHNMYGLKTELTVRRSVLHKTNNYLITVPSQPALGPALSELGILGEEGFSIGIDPKLVKRDCCAIAYLRGAFLGGGFVADPHGDFHFELTAETEQLAHDLVGLMARFHIEARLAQRRGTFAVYLKGAEPIVTFLALAGAHRALLRTEDVRIIKSMRNDVNRLVNAEIANQQKTAEAAILQIEAIHALAKSKGLDSLPPALQELAELRLANIDLSLRELGELADPPLSKSAVYHRVRRIEELAAEMLRQEPAAEN from the coding sequence ATGTCCTTCACCGCAGAGGTGAAAGACGAGCTCTCGCGTATTGAGCCCAAGCGCCAGTGCTGCCTCAAGGCAGAGCTGGCTGCTCTCGTGCGCATCGAAGGAACTCTGCACATCACCGGACCGGGCCGCTACCGGCTGGAAGTCGCCACGGAAACCGCCCCGGTCGCCCGCGTTGTGGTCAAGTTGCTTCACAACATGTACGGACTGAAGACCGAACTGACTGTGCGTCGCAGTGTTCTGCACAAGACGAACAACTATCTGATCACCGTCCCTTCGCAGCCCGCTCTCGGCCCAGCGCTGTCCGAACTGGGGATTCTGGGAGAAGAGGGGTTCTCGATCGGGATCGACCCCAAGCTGGTCAAGCGCGACTGCTGCGCGATCGCGTACCTGCGGGGAGCGTTTCTCGGCGGCGGATTCGTGGCCGACCCGCACGGCGACTTCCACTTTGAGTTGACCGCCGAGACCGAGCAGCTCGCCCACGACCTTGTCGGCCTGATGGCGCGTTTTCACATCGAGGCGCGCTTGGCACAGCGGCGAGGGACGTTCGCCGTCTATCTCAAGGGCGCCGAGCCCATCGTCACGTTCCTCGCGCTGGCCGGCGCGCACCGCGCGCTTCTGCGCACTGAGGACGTCCGGATCATCAAGTCGATGCGCAACGACGTAAACCGGCTGGTCAACGCCGAGATCGCCAACCAGCAGAAGACCGCCGAGGCGGCTATCCTGCAGATCGAGGCGATCCATGCGCTGGCCAAGTCGAAGGGCCTCGACAGCCTTCCGCCGGCTCTTCAGGAGCTTGCCGAATTGCGGCTCGCCAATATAGATCTCTCTTTGAGAGAACTTGGCGAACTAGCTGACCCGCCACTGAGCAAGTCGGCTGTGTATCATAGGGTTCGTCGTATTGAGGAACTTGCGGCTGAGATGCTCCGTCAGGAGCCGGCCGCCGAGAACTAG
- the rapZ gene encoding RNase adapter RapZ, producing the protein MTDSCPADIPPSPGASVPAGERPELVVITGMSGAGRSEAMHTFEDLGYFCIDNLPPAFLPQLIDLAKLPGLDVRRMAVVCDVRAHEFFAALSGEIRKLEDRGVDSHVVFLEADDKTLVRRFSQTRRPHPLCEEGGTVLEGIAAERAELDEIRTRADLVIDTTGLRPQELRQVIRGRFSGDPSALMLTVEVMSFGFKYGTPSDADIVMDVRFLPNPYYESELRSLTGLADAVRDFVLEKPATQTFLKRWLPLLDDVMPGYVMEGKHHLTVALGCTGGMHRSVALAEVTAEHLREQGYRVFVSHRDSGRDEEAR; encoded by the coding sequence ATGACCGATTCGTGTCCCGCAGACATCCCGCCCTCCCCAGGCGCGAGCGTGCCGGCAGGGGAACGGCCTGAGCTTGTGGTGATCACCGGCATGTCTGGAGCCGGCCGAAGCGAAGCCATGCACACGTTTGAAGACCTCGGCTACTTCTGCATCGACAATCTTCCACCGGCGTTCTTGCCGCAGCTCATCGACCTGGCTAAGCTGCCGGGCTTGGACGTGCGGCGTATGGCCGTCGTATGCGATGTCCGCGCACACGAGTTCTTCGCGGCGCTCTCGGGCGAGATACGCAAGCTCGAGGACCGCGGTGTCGACTCACACGTTGTCTTCTTGGAGGCGGACGACAAGACTCTCGTTCGCCGCTTCAGTCAGACGAGACGTCCTCACCCCCTGTGCGAGGAGGGCGGAACCGTGCTCGAAGGCATCGCCGCCGAGCGGGCCGAGCTCGACGAGATCCGCACTCGCGCAGACCTCGTCATCGATACCACGGGACTTCGGCCCCAAGAGCTGCGCCAAGTGATCCGTGGCAGGTTTTCGGGAGACCCGTCGGCACTCATGCTGACGGTTGAAGTGATGTCATTCGGATTCAAGTACGGAACGCCGTCGGATGCCGATATCGTCATGGATGTGCGGTTTCTTCCGAATCCGTACTACGAGTCGGAGTTGAGGTCACTGACCGGCCTTGCGGATGCTGTCCGGGACTTCGTGTTGGAGAAGCCGGCGACGCAGACGTTCCTGAAACGCTGGCTGCCCCTGCTCGACGACGTCATGCCCGGCTACGTGATGGAAGGCAAGCATCACCTCACCGTTGCATTAGGATGCACGGGCGGCATGCACCGCTCGGTTGCACTGGCCGAGGTCACCGCCGAGCATCTTCGGGAGCAGGGCTATCGAGTCTTCGTCAGTCACCGCGACAGCGGCCGAGATGAGGAGGCCCGTTGA
- a CDS encoding YvcK family protein, translating to MGEGRRAVAIGGGTGLPAVLQALLGLGFETAAVVSMADDGGSSGLLREQLGMLPPGDIRNCLVAMAAEEDGLEARLLQYRFPHGEGLAGHALGNLILAALTDLQGSFAEAIETVEGYLTVRGKVLPSTLVDVRLTGVDRAGLALTGQAKLAVSSRPLAHVRLDPNEPAPYGPALEAIRRADVIVIGPGSLYTSIIPNFLVDGLAKAVRDSAALRVYVCNVANMRGETHGLDAADHVIALEEHGLAGAIDVAIVHDPSVSVAQVCDDDIVVEPVASGPDIRARIEALGIRVVGTGLADASNPARHSRPALKDVLEGVVS from the coding sequence GTGGGTGAAGGTAGGCGCGCCGTCGCCATCGGCGGTGGTACGGGGCTGCCCGCCGTCCTGCAGGCCCTTCTCGGCTTGGGATTCGAGACGGCCGCGGTAGTCAGCATGGCCGACGACGGAGGCTCTTCGGGACTTCTTCGCGAGCAGCTGGGAATGCTGCCTCCGGGCGACATCCGCAACTGCCTCGTGGCGATGGCCGCCGAGGAGGACGGTCTAGAGGCGCGCCTGCTTCAGTACCGCTTCCCGCACGGAGAGGGGCTCGCGGGCCACGCGCTCGGCAACCTCATTCTCGCCGCACTCACGGACTTGCAGGGTTCGTTTGCAGAGGCGATTGAGACCGTGGAAGGCTACTTGACCGTACGCGGAAAGGTACTGCCGTCGACCCTGGTCGATGTAAGGCTTACCGGTGTCGACCGGGCCGGCCTCGCACTTACCGGCCAGGCAAAGCTGGCAGTGAGTTCACGGCCGCTCGCGCACGTCCGGCTCGATCCGAACGAACCTGCGCCATATGGCCCGGCGCTTGAGGCAATACGTCGCGCTGATGTGATCGTCATCGGGCCGGGCTCGCTCTACACGAGCATCATTCCCAACTTCCTGGTGGACGGCCTTGCGAAGGCCGTGCGCGACTCGGCTGCGTTGCGCGTCTACGTGTGCAACGTCGCTAACATGCGAGGCGAAACACACGGCCTTGACGCCGCTGATCATGTCATTGCGCTCGAGGAGCACGGGCTCGCAGGTGCGATCGATGTCGCGATCGTGCACGATCCGAGCGTATCGGTGGCTCAGGTGTGCGATGATGACATTGTTGTCGAGCCGGTGGCTTCGGGGCCGGATATCCGGGCCCGGATCGAGGCCCTCGGCATCCGTGTGGTTGGGACTGGGTTAGCAGACGCTTCCAACCCGGCGCGGCATTCCCGTCCTGCTCTCAAAGACGTGCTCGAAGGGGTGGTTTCCTAG